Proteins from one Deinococcus sp. YIM 134068 genomic window:
- a CDS encoding serine/threonine-protein kinase, which produces MQELRASQPIARPRVLTARGGVQSVVGEWRGQEVFVKTLLAGTPEATLRFGHEGEIAASLDHPLVVPLLARTPRQLIFPFVPGRTLREVIEDGPLSTDAALCVVSGVLRAVGHLHARGVTHHDLKPENVLLRDDRARGEAVRLVDFGMSHSRALPSDIHDGTRMGTPHFMAPEQFRGVRGDPRSDLYSVGVLLFDCLAGHPPYEDALGWLVGLSDDLAPLPGPPEVHPIMRAALQRDPEDRPASAGEMLAALKNAEDALRPPDPCPPLT; this is translated from the coding sequence GTGCAGGAACTTCGTGCCTCCCAACCCATCGCGCGTCCCCGCGTGCTCACCGCGCGGGGTGGGGTTCAGAGCGTGGTCGGGGAGTGGCGGGGGCAGGAGGTGTTCGTCAAGACCCTGCTGGCGGGCACCCCGGAGGCGACCCTCCGCTTCGGCCACGAGGGCGAGATTGCCGCCTCACTCGACCACCCGCTCGTCGTGCCGCTGCTGGCGCGCACGCCCCGGCAACTGATCTTCCCGTTCGTGCCGGGCCGGACCCTGCGCGAGGTGATCGAGGACGGCCCCCTCTCCACCGACGCGGCGCTGTGCGTGGTGAGCGGCGTCCTGCGGGCGGTGGGACATCTCCACGCGCGGGGCGTGACCCACCACGACCTCAAGCCGGAGAACGTGCTGCTCCGGGACGACCGGGCGCGGGGCGAGGCCGTGCGGCTGGTGGACTTCGGGATGAGCCATTCGCGGGCGCTGCCCAGTGACATCCACGACGGCACCCGCATGGGCACCCCGCACTTCATGGCCCCCGAGCAGTTCCGGGGCGTGCGCGGCGACCCCCGCAGCGACCTGTACTCGGTGGGCGTGCTCCTCTTCGACTGTCTGGCGGGCCACCCCCCCTACGAGGACGCGCTGGGCTGGCTCGTCGGCCTGAGCGACGACCTCGCGCCCCTGCCCGGTCCGCCCGAAGTCCATCCCATCATGCGCGCCGCCCTGCAACGCGACCCGGAGGACCGCCCCGCCTCTGCCGGGGAGATGCTCGCCGCGCTGAAGAACGCCGAGGACGCGCTGAGGCCGCCCGACCCCTGCCCGCCCCTCACATGA
- a CDS encoding MOSC domain-containing protein yields the protein MTATVTAVSVSVTHSFSKANRPSIRLLAGLGVEGDAHAGTTVRHRSRVAADPTQPNLRQVHLLHAELHDDLWARGLEVSAGQMGENVTTRGLDLLALPRGTRLHLGTGAVVEVTGLRNPCAQLDAFRPGLLTAVLDRDEGGQLVRKAGIMGVVLHGGEVKAGDGIEVEFPPEPHHPLERV from the coding sequence ATGACGGCGACCGTGACGGCGGTGAGCGTGAGCGTGACCCACAGCTTCAGCAAGGCCAACCGCCCGAGCATCCGGCTGCTCGCGGGACTCGGGGTGGAGGGCGACGCGCACGCGGGCACGACCGTTCGGCATCGCTCGCGGGTGGCGGCGGACCCCACCCAGCCCAACCTGCGGCAGGTCCACCTCCTCCACGCCGAGTTGCACGACGACCTTTGGGCGCGGGGACTGGAGGTGTCTGCCGGGCAGATGGGCGAGAACGTCACCACGCGGGGGCTGGACCTCCTCGCCCTGCCACGGGGGACGCGGCTGCACCTCGGGACGGGGGCGGTGGTGGAGGTGACGGGGCTGCGGAATCCCTGCGCCCAACTGGACGCCTTCCGGCCCGGACTCCTCACGGCGGTGCTGGACCGCGACGAGGGGGGCCAGCTCGTCCGCAAGGCGGGCATCATGGGCGTCGTCCTGCACGGCGGAGAGGTCAAGGCCGGGGACGGAATCGAGGTCGAGTTCCCGCCCGAACCGCATCATCCGCTCGAACGGGTCTGA
- a CDS encoding class I SAM-dependent rRNA methyltransferase, giving the protein MFLSLPSLLARRAHLPSEGTTVYRAAHTTETGGRFTLDVAGDVGVLSLYVERSPEEEKELAAACAEAGGLAGVYLKRRPVEARHAANVAREWLSPSESIWGEARPEVVGLENGVPFLIRPGADLSIGLFTDARPARAWVRENTPPGGRVLNTFAYTCGFGLNATLGGAGVVKNVDLSRKVLAWGQENYALSGLSAPDTDFLYGDVFDWLARLAKRGDTFDLVILDPPSFARGKAGVWRAERDYAELAVAAANVTTPGGRLLAMTNHAGLTAGAFERQVVAGLARAGRSARLDTQLSPGEDYPGATHLKAHVWTLDP; this is encoded by the coding sequence GTGTTCCTCAGTCTCCCCTCCCTCCTCGCCCGCCGCGCCCATCTGCCCAGCGAGGGAACGACCGTCTACCGGGCCGCGCACACGACCGAGACGGGCGGGCGGTTCACGCTGGACGTGGCGGGGGATGTGGGGGTGCTCAGCCTGTATGTGGAGCGTTCTCCAGAGGAAGAGAAGGAGTTAGCAGCAGCCTGTGCGGAGGCGGGCGGCTTGGCGGGCGTCTACCTCAAGCGCCGCCCGGTGGAGGCCCGGCACGCGGCGAATGTGGCGCGGGAGTGGCTCTCGCCATCGGAGTCCATTTGGGGTGAGGCTCGGCCCGAGGTCGTGGGGCTGGAGAACGGCGTCCCCTTCCTGATCCGGCCCGGCGCGGACCTGAGCATCGGCCTGTTCACGGACGCCCGCCCGGCCCGCGCATGGGTGCGGGAGAACACACCGCCGGGAGGCCGGGTGTTGAACACCTTCGCCTACACCTGCGGCTTTGGGCTGAACGCGACGTTAGGAGGCGCTGGCGTGGTCAAGAACGTGGACCTCTCGCGCAAGGTCCTCGCGTGGGGGCAGGAGAATTACGCGCTGAGCGGCCTTTCAGCGCCCGATACCGACTTCCTGTACGGCGACGTGTTCGACTGGCTCGCGCGGCTGGCGAAACGCGGGGACACCTTCGACCTCGTGATTCTCGACCCGCCGTCCTTCGCGCGGGGGAAGGCCGGAGTCTGGCGGGCGGAGCGGGATTACGCGGAGTTGGCAGTTGCAGCGGCAAACGTGACCACGCCGGGCGGTCGCCTCCTCGCCATGACGAACCACGCGGGGCTGACAGCGGGCGCGTTCGAACGTCAGGTTGTGGCGGGGCTGGCGCGGGCGGGTCGGTCGGCCCGGCTGGACACGCAGCTCTCCCCCGGCGAGGACTACCCAGGCGCGACTCACCTCAAGGCGCATGTCTGGACGCTGGACCCTTAA
- a CDS encoding phospho-N-acetylmuramoyl-pentapeptide-transferase, with translation MTVLCALLSWFLVGLFIRLSRARGWGQPVRRDGPQTHLVKEGTPTAGGVAFVLALAVVFFPLYLTGRAGDGRELLLMLTALVMGLIGGIDDLLKIRSRMLGRGKKELLAREKFPLQILVALAFAFFAAPLASHEVLPNFGLVPDIVLLTLVMVGSVNAFNFTDGLDGLLAGVAMIVLLPLLALSPVSALLVAALLGFLWFNAHPARVFMGDMGSHAIGAIAAGAYVLYADVWLLPLAAIIPVVAVLSVVLQVVSFRTRGKRIFKMSPIQHHFELSGWPETHVTLRFWVVTAVATAAVWWVLGGRP, from the coding sequence GTGACGGTCCTCTGCGCGCTGCTGTCGTGGTTCTTGGTGGGCCTGTTCATTCGGCTGAGCCGGGCGCGCGGGTGGGGCCAGCCCGTGCGGCGCGACGGTCCGCAGACGCACCTCGTCAAGGAGGGGACGCCCACGGCGGGCGGCGTGGCCTTCGTGCTGGCGCTCGCCGTGGTGTTCTTCCCCCTGTACCTCACGGGCCGGGCGGGTGACGGGCGCGAGCTGCTGCTGATGCTCACCGCGTTGGTGATGGGGTTGATCGGCGGGATCGACGACCTGCTCAAGATTCGCTCGCGGATGCTGGGGCGCGGCAAGAAGGAGTTGCTGGCCCGCGAGAAGTTCCCGCTGCAAATCCTCGTGGCGCTCGCCTTCGCCTTCTTCGCCGCGCCGCTCGCCAGCCACGAGGTCCTGCCAAATTTCGGCCTGGTGCCCGACATCGTGCTGCTGACGCTCGTGATGGTCGGCTCGGTGAATGCCTTCAACTTCACGGACGGGCTGGACGGACTGCTCGCGGGCGTCGCCATGATCGTGCTGCTGCCGCTGCTGGCGCTCTCGCCCGTCTCGGCGCTGCTCGTGGCCGCGCTGCTGGGCTTCCTGTGGTTCAACGCGCACCCGGCGCGGGTGTTCATGGGCGACATGGGGAGTCACGCCATCGGGGCGATTGCGGCGGGCGCTTACGTGCTGTACGCGGACGTGTGGCTGCTGCCCCTCGCGGCGATCATCCCGGTGGTGGCGGTGCTGAGCGTCGTCCTTCAGGTCGTGTCCTTCCGCACGCGGGGCAAGCGCATCTTCAAGATGAGTCCCATTCAGCACCATTTCGAGCTGAGCGGCTGGCCGGAGACCCACGTGACGCTGCGTTTCTGGGTGGTGACGGCGGTGGCGACGGCGGCGGTGTGGTGGGTGCTGGGGGGAAGACCGTAG
- a CDS encoding helix-turn-helix transcriptional regulator: MYDPSMRVLTVLELLQAHERVTGAELARRLEVSPRTVQRYVARLQDLGIPVESTRGVGGAYRLKPGFRLPPLMFAPEEALALALGLRALHHLGLTALAPAVAGAGAKLARTLPHALRDRVGALEDAVQLDTLPWTVPTDAAVLACLLGAMQAERVVAFAYRSRTGADTRREVEVYGVVHLEGRWYAVGRCRWREALRSFRLDRILDPTEGEATFTRPPGFDARAYLRSTLPFVHAPHAVEVWLDLAPEEAARRFAPWRVTLDPGGEGGGTWLRCTREYLEEFAALLLGQGCAVVVREPPELREVFGRLADRANAARLAPPVREGRGRLPA; this comes from the coding sequence ATGTACGACCCCTCCATGCGGGTGCTCACCGTCCTCGAACTGCTCCAGGCCCACGAGCGGGTGACGGGCGCGGAGCTGGCGCGGCGGCTGGAGGTCAGCCCTCGCACGGTGCAGCGGTACGTGGCCCGCTTGCAGGATTTGGGGATTCCGGTGGAGTCTACGCGGGGCGTCGGGGGCGCGTACCGCCTGAAACCCGGCTTCCGTCTCCCGCCCCTGATGTTCGCGCCGGAGGAGGCGCTGGCCCTCGCGCTGGGGCTGCGGGCGCTGCACCACCTGGGGCTGACCGCGCTGGCCCCGGCGGTGGCGGGGGCAGGGGCCAAGCTCGCCCGCACGCTGCCCCACGCCCTGCGCGACCGGGTGGGGGCGCTGGAGGACGCCGTGCAACTGGATACCCTGCCGTGGACCGTGCCCACCGACGCGGCGGTCCTCGCCTGCCTGCTGGGGGCGATGCAGGCCGAGCGGGTCGTGGCCTTCGCCTACCGCTCGCGCACGGGGGCCGACACCCGGCGGGAGGTGGAGGTCTACGGGGTCGTCCACCTGGAGGGCCGCTGGTACGCCGTGGGCCGCTGCCGCTGGCGGGAGGCGCTGCGGAGCTTCCGCCTCGACCGCATCCTAGACCCCACCGAGGGGGAGGCCACCTTCACCCGTCCGCCCGGCTTCGACGCGCGGGCTTACCTGCGTTCCACCCTCCCCTTCGTCCACGCGCCCCACGCGGTGGAGGTGTGGCTGGACCTCGCGCCGGAGGAGGCCGCGCGGCGCTTCGCCCCGTGGCGCGTGACCCTGGACCCCGGCGGAGAGGGCGGGGGAACGTGGCTGCGCTGCACGCGGGAGTATCTGGAAGAGTTCGCGGCGCTGCTGCTCGGCCAGGGGTGCGCGGTCGTCGTGCGGGAGCCGCCGGAGCTGCGGGAGGTGTTCGGGAGGCTGGCGGACCGGGCGAACGCCGCCCGCCTCGCCCCGCCCGTGCGGGAAGGGCGTGGTAGGCTCCCCGCTTGA
- a CDS encoding DinB family protein: MTQATATAQPAALLTPEHLLTHWQGHRRLTRRMIEAFPEDQLFTFTAAPPMRSFGALAWELYNVSAYMLDGLVSDEWPNPDSSAPEPQDRAALLAAWDELTAKIDEGLPTIPPARYGEEKTLFWGVMLALDAALYAIDNEIHHRGQGYVYLRALGIEPPPFWER; encoded by the coding sequence ATGACCCAGGCCACCGCGACCGCCCAGCCCGCCGCCCTGCTGACGCCCGAGCACCTCCTCACCCACTGGCAGGGCCACCGCCGCCTGACCCGGCGCATGATCGAGGCGTTCCCGGAGGATCAGCTCTTCACCTTCACGGCGGCCCCGCCCATGCGGAGTTTCGGGGCGCTGGCGTGGGAGCTATACAACGTGTCGGCCTACATGCTGGATGGTCTGGTCAGCGACGAGTGGCCGAACCCCGACTCGTCCGCCCCGGAACCGCAGGACCGGGCGGCCCTCCTCGCCGCATGGGACGAGTTGACGGCGAAGATAGACGAGGGCCTGCCCACTATTCCGCCCGCCCGCTACGGCGAGGAGAAAACCCTCTTCTGGGGCGTTATGCTCGCGCTCGACGCGGCCCTGTACGCCATCGACAACGAGATTCACCACCGGGGGCAGGGGTACGTGTATCTGCGGGCGCTGGGCATCGAGCCGCCACCGTTCTGGGAGCGTTGA
- a CDS encoding isocitrate/isopropylmalate dehydrogenase family protein, which produces MATYRICLIEGDGIGHEVIPAARRVLEAAGLDAEYVTAEAGYEYYLDHGTSVPSETYHAVENTHATLFGAATSPSGEKPKGFFGAIRHLRQKYSLYANVRPTRTRPVPGAFENVDLVIVRENTQGLYVEQERLYGDTAIADTVITRGASDRIGRYAATLALKRRQKLTVVHKANVLPVTQGLFLNTILEHTGTVEGLNTNTMIVDNAAMQLVRNPGQFDVMVMTNMFGDILSDLAAGLVGGLGIAASGNIGDQFGIFESVHGSAPDIAGQGISNPTATILASVLMLDHIGESDVARRIDNAVNTVLTEGPRTRDLGGTAGTKEFTDAVIAKL; this is translated from the coding sequence ATGGCAACTTACCGCATCTGCCTCATCGAGGGCGACGGCATCGGTCACGAGGTCATTCCCGCCGCGCGGCGCGTGCTGGAGGCCGCCGGGCTGGACGCCGAGTACGTGACCGCCGAGGCCGGGTACGAGTACTACCTCGACCACGGCACCAGCGTTCCTTCAGAGACCTACCACGCGGTCGAGAACACGCACGCGACCCTCTTCGGTGCGGCGACCAGCCCCAGCGGCGAGAAGCCGAAGGGCTTTTTCGGGGCCATCCGTCACCTGCGCCAGAAGTACAGCCTGTACGCGAACGTGCGCCCCACCCGCACTCGCCCGGTGCCCGGTGCCTTCGAGAACGTGGACCTCGTGATCGTGCGCGAGAACACGCAGGGCCTGTACGTCGAGCAGGAGCGGCTGTACGGGGACACCGCCATCGCCGACACGGTGATCACGCGGGGGGCCAGCGACCGCATCGGACGCTACGCCGCCACCCTCGCCCTCAAGCGGCGGCAGAAGCTCACGGTCGTCCACAAGGCCAACGTCCTGCCCGTCACGCAGGGCCTCTTCCTGAACACCATCCTCGAACACACCGGGACCGTGGAGGGCCTGAACACGAACACGATGATCGTGGACAACGCGGCGATGCAGCTCGTCCGCAACCCCGGTCAATTCGACGTGATGGTGATGACGAACATGTTCGGAGACATCCTCTCCGACCTCGCCGCCGGGCTGGTGGGGGGGCTGGGCATCGCGGCGAGCGGTAACATCGGCGACCAGTTCGGCATCTTCGAGAGCGTCCACGGCTCGGCCCCCGACATCGCCGGGCAGGGCATCAGCAACCCGACGGCGACCATCCTCGCCTCGGTGCTGATGCTCGACCACATCGGAGAGAGCGACGTGGCCCGCCGCATCGACAACGCCGTGAACACGGTGCTCACCGAGGGGCCGCGCACCCGCGACCTCGGCGGCACGGCGGGGACGAAGGAGTTCACGGACGCGGTGATCGCCAAGCTTTGA
- a CDS encoding NAD(P)/FAD-dependent oxidoreductase: MNVPHVLVIGGGVAGASVAHFASRLGARVTVVDAGLHAASGVPSALVNPVRGQSGAVDARAVEGLRLTWQLVEMLESAGHATPHGRTGVLRPVPDERARGRFERNLPSELPHSWLHPEDVPVPLAPGWDHALWLPEGGWLDGAAFTAGLVAASGSEVVRARAVRRNARSVTLEDGKVLTGDAVVWCGGSVGASWAGEEATHRAGTLLTLDRTVTSVPVSFGAYLTPAAVGGVLGATFEAPTSTWERPLLPLRSLGWLLSKADALTDLSGARVVGRWSGTRLSGLTVGQETDGVWRLSGLGSKGFLLGPLLARHMAGDVMRGLGM; encoded by the coding sequence GTGAACGTCCCCCACGTCCTCGTGATCGGTGGCGGCGTGGCGGGCGCGTCCGTCGCCCACTTCGCCTCCCGCCTCGGCGCTCGGGTGACGGTGGTGGACGCGGGGTTACATGCCGCGAGCGGTGTACCATCCGCTCTCGTCAACCCGGTGCGGGGCCAGTCGGGGGCGGTGGACGCGCGGGCGGTGGAGGGGCTGCGGCTGACGTGGCAACTGGTGGAAATGTTGGAATCGGCGGGCCACGCTACTCCCCACGGGCGGACGGGCGTGCTGCGGCCCGTGCCGGACGAGCGGGCGCGGGGACGGTTCGAGCGGAACTTGCCTTCCGAGTTGCCGCACTCCTGGCTCCACCCCGAGGACGTACCTGTTCCCCTCGCGCCCGGCTGGGACCACGCCCTCTGGTTGCCGGAAGGGGGCTGGCTGGACGGCGCGGCGTTCACGGCAGGGTTGGTCGCCGCGTCCGGGTCGGAGGTCGTGCGGGCGCGAGCAGTCCGCCGGAACGCACGCTCGGTCACGCTGGAGGACGGGAAGGTTCTCACTGGTGATGCGGTGGTGTGGTGCGGCGGGAGCGTCGGCGCGAGTTGGGCGGGCGAAGAAGCCACCCACCGCGCGGGCACACTCCTCACCCTCGACCGGACCGTGACGAGCGTGCCCGTCAGCTTCGGGGCCTACCTTACCCCGGCTGCCGTGGGTGGCGTCCTCGGCGCGACGTTCGAGGCACCCACCTCAACTTGGGAACGACCTCTCCTTCCCCTACGTTCTTTAGGTTGGCTGCTCAGTAAGGCGGACGCCCTGACGGACCTCAGCGGCGCGCGGGTCGTGGGGCGGTGGAGCGGCACGCGCCTCTCCGGGCTGACGGTCGGGCAGGAGACAGACGGCGTGTGGCGGCTCTCCGGGCTGGGGAGCAAGGGCTTTCTGCTCGGCCCCCTCCTCGCGCGTCACATGGCGGGTGACGTGATGCGAGGGTTGGGAATGTGA